The DNA sequence TCGAGGGGGTGTCCCATTTTAATGGCTTTTGTCCGCTCGATGACCCGCTCAATAAAGCGGTCATAAGCGCGCTCATGGATGAGCAGCCGCGAGGGGCAGGTACAGATCTCACCCTGGTTCAGGGCGAACATGACCGCTCCCTCTACACACTTGTCGAAGAACTCATCGTCGGCATCGGCAATCGACTCCATGAATATGTTCGGCGACTTACCCCCCAGCTCCATCGTTACCGGGATCAGGTTTTCCGACGCGTACTGCATGATCAGGCGACCGGTGGTAGTTTCGCCTGTAAAGGCTACTTTCGCAATCCGCTTCGACTGCGCCAGTGGTTTACCCGCTTCGGGGCCAAATCCATTGACGATGTTGACAACGCCCGGCGGAATCAGCCCTTCGAGCACTTCCATCAGCACCAGAATCGACGTTGGCGTTTGCTCGGCGGGTTTCATAACCACGCAGCAGCCAGCTGCCAGCGCCGGTGCCAGCTTCCAGGTCGCCATCAGCAGCGGGAAGTTCCAGGGAATGATCTGGCCTACCACGCCCAGTGGCTCTTTGATAATCAGCGATACGGTATCAGCATCGAGTTCAGTAGCCACCCCTTCTTCAGCCCGAATCACGCCGGCGAAGTAGCGGAAGTGGTCAACGACCAGCGGTAGGTCGGCGGCCATGGTTTCCCGGACGGCTTTGCCATTCTCGACGGTTTCAACGCGCGCCAGGAATTCCAGATTTTGCTCGATCCGGTCGGCAATCCGAAGTAGTATGTTGCTACGCTCGGTAGCCGATGTTTTTGACCAGGAAGGGAAAGCTTTATGAGCCGCATCCAGCGCCAGATCGATGTCGGCCGCTTTCGAACGGGGCACCCGGGCAATCAGACTATCGTCGA is a window from the Spirosoma rigui genome containing:
- a CDS encoding aldehyde dehydrogenase family protein: MEVLEAPSKLLPRPQFKAQYENYIGGNWVAPVDGEYFNNNSPVDDSLIARVPRSKAADIDLALDAAHKAFPSWSKTSATERSNILLRIADRIEQNLEFLARVETVENGKAVRETMAADLPLVVDHFRYFAGVIRAEEGVATELDADTVSLIIKEPLGVVGQIIPWNFPLLMATWKLAPALAAGCCVVMKPAEQTPTSILVLMEVLEGLIPPGVVNIVNGFGPEAGKPLAQSKRIAKVAFTGETTTGRLIMQYASENLIPVTMELGGKSPNIFMESIADADDEFFDKCVEGAVMFALNQGEICTCPSRLLIHERAYDRFIERVIERTKAIKMGHPLDPDTMMGAQASNDQYEKILSYIDIGKQEGAEILTGGGPATMVGDGLETGYYIQPTIFKGNNKMRIFQEEIFGPVVSVATFKDSTEAIAMANDTLYGLGAGLWTRDAHELYQVPRQIQAGRVWVNCYHNYPAHAPFGGYKKSGFGRENHHMMLNHYRQTKNLLISYSKSKLGFF